The following proteins are co-located in the Shouchella hunanensis genome:
- a CDS encoding helix-turn-helix domain-containing protein, which translates to MASFKERLRQTRKEKNFTQQDVANHLGITVSAYGFYEQGRNEPSLETIKKIANKFDVSSAYLLGETDDPHSAKLDDVNSAYYNIDNLNEEEKEFLDEQLELFRRIRQNRINKENK; encoded by the coding sequence ATGGCAAGCTTTAAAGAACGTTTAAGACAAACTAGAAAAGAGAAGAACTTTACCCAACAAGATGTAGCAAACCATTTAGGTATTACAGTAAGTGCCTATGGTTTTTATGAACAAGGTAGAAACGAACCATCCTTGGAAACCATAAAAAAAATTGCTAACAAGTTTGATGTCTCTTCAGCATACTTACTTGGGGAAACGGACGACCCTCATTCAGCTAAATTAGATGATGTTAATTCAGCTTATTACAATATTGACAATCTAAATGAAGAAGAAAAAGAATTCTTAGACGAACAACTTGAATTATTTAGGAGAATTCGGCAAAATAGAATTAATAAAGAAAATAAATAA
- a CDS encoding helix-turn-helix domain-containing protein: MLTLRKKKNWSQKDVVDLLKLRVGITISESYYGMIETGVRNPSLSVAVGLSELYKVNPATLFLEINTKKKTKA, encoded by the coding sequence TTGCTTACTCTTCGTAAAAAGAAAAATTGGTCACAAAAAGATGTCGTTGATTTATTGAAACTGAGAGTCGGAATTACTATATCAGAAAGTTATTATGGAATGATTGAAACAGGTGTTAGAAATCCAAGTTTAAGCGTAGCAGTCGGATTGTCGGAACTTTACAAGGTAAATCCAGCTACACTTTTTCTTGAGATTAACACAAAAAAGAAAACAAAAGCGTAG
- a CDS encoding helix-turn-helix domain-containing protein, producing MSFEETIRQIVREENEEFLQKIKDELNYSAHDSMPDVLTVQEAAEYLRMGKSKMYELSQHHDFPSWREGRRVLISKKGLDQYQREKLNEKEVIM from the coding sequence ATGTCCTTTGAAGAGACTATAAGGCAAATTGTTCGAGAAGAAAATGAAGAATTCCTGCAAAAGATTAAAGACGAACTAAATTATTCTGCGCATGATTCAATGCCGGACGTTCTAACTGTACAAGAAGCAGCTGAGTACTTACGAATGGGCAAATCTAAAATGTACGAATTATCGCAGCATCATGATTTTCCATCTTGGCGAGAAGGGCGTAGAGTGCTTATATCTAAAAAAGGCTTAGATCAATACCAACGTGAGAAGCTTAATGAAAAAGAAGTGATCATGTAA
- a CDS encoding DUF961 family protein, with translation MNLKNGIKPEPQETFGNMIFMGLNREKMYFDREKGERTDKLEARIYNVASSVQQGQIEVTLPDYVDLKEIDFNKPVELVNPRITARAQANGNFANIVYTLMAEDIVEAGHKPNSNFEPKAKEQKEPVTAGSDKK, from the coding sequence ATGAACTTAAAAAATGGAATTAAGCCAGAACCACAAGAGACATTTGGAAATATGATTTTTATGGGATTAAACCGAGAGAAGATGTACTTTGATCGTGAAAAGGGAGAACGAACGGATAAATTGGAAGCACGCATTTATAATGTAGCCTCAAGTGTTCAGCAAGGACAAATAGAAGTAACACTGCCTGACTATGTTGACTTAAAAGAAATTGATTTTAATAAGCCAGTTGAGCTAGTAAATCCGCGAATTACAGCAAGAGCTCAAGCGAATGGCAATTTTGCTAATATCGTTTATACGTTAATGGCAGAAGATATCGTGGAAGCTGGTCATAAACCTAACTCTAACTTTGAACCGAAAGCAAAAGAACAAAAAGAACCTGTAACAGCTGGTTCAGATAAAAAATAA
- a CDS encoding endonuclease/exonuclease/phosphatase family protein, with protein sequence MRKVLKVGVALAVLTSANYLLGTDKQVHASENEEEMNNMKVMSFNLRNSEGNDPTPHSWSERRPTVQSFLETEQPDILGTQEALYDQVTHLDEDLPDYDWIGLGREGGTDGEFMAIYYKSDRFKPTDTGHYWLSDTPDVVGSTSWGNTIPRMVTWAKFEEEATGEQFYFVNTHFDHQSEESRQKSAELIIEKINEYDESLPIILTGDFNTTPDSVSHGILTGEGLFEDPWDYAEEKINEELGTFNGFNDPRGGGTDNKIDWILTKNILAESIEINDYRNGDQYPSDHFPVIAEFTFGEE encoded by the coding sequence GTGAGAAAAGTGTTGAAAGTGGGGGTTGCGCTTGCTGTATTGACCTCAGCTAATTATCTGTTAGGTACGGATAAGCAAGTACATGCCTCGGAAAACGAAGAGGAGATGAATAACATGAAAGTTATGTCGTTTAATTTGCGCAATAGCGAGGGAAACGACCCCACGCCTCATAGTTGGAGTGAGAGGCGTCCTACAGTTCAGTCCTTTTTAGAAACCGAACAACCTGATATTTTAGGAACGCAAGAAGCTCTTTATGATCAAGTTACCCACCTTGATGAAGATTTACCAGATTACGATTGGATTGGGCTTGGTCGAGAGGGTGGAACCGATGGTGAGTTTATGGCCATATATTATAAAAGCGATCGTTTTAAACCAACCGATACAGGTCATTACTGGCTATCCGATACGCCAGATGTAGTCGGCTCGACTTCTTGGGGTAATACAATTCCTCGAATGGTCACATGGGCAAAGTTTGAGGAAGAAGCAACAGGCGAACAGTTTTATTTTGTGAATACGCATTTTGACCATCAATCGGAAGAATCAAGGCAAAAAAGTGCTGAACTGATAATAGAAAAAATCAATGAGTATGATGAAAGCTTACCGATTATACTAACGGGTGATTTTAATACGACTCCGGACAGTGTTTCTCATGGAATATTAACGGGAGAAGGGTTATTTGAAGACCCGTGGGACTATGCTGAAGAAAAAATAAACGAAGAGTTAGGTACTTTCAATGGATTTAATGATCCTAGAGGTGGTGGAACTGATAATAAAATTGATTGGATTCTAACAAAGAACATCTTAGCTGAATCCATTGAGATTAATGATTATCGCAATGGTGATCAGTACCCAAGTGACCATTTTCCGGTCATTGCAGAATTTACTTTTGGAGAAGAATAG
- a CDS encoding FtsK/SpoIIIE domain-containing protein encodes MRHAVWTAGLGVFVPVFLAVLFYSFKDAFPISQWNDWEQYKVFIAFDSWNWSFLLSRLAVALLIAAAVVGIVYLAAFDQFKQLLHKQKIARMFFSNRYYEQENIQTESSWSNKTVTKRKITYFPRAYYQVKDGYIYVRIALDLSRFQARYLELSTDLENGLFCDLVDREVEEGFVVFKLLYDVSKNRIPIQDVQVKNGSMSLMKNVYWEFDKLPHMLIAGGTGGGKTYFILTIIQAVLKSNAEIRILDPKNADLADLEAVLPKGVVYSKKNGIMMCLRKSVEGMMNRSEEMKQMPNYKTGENYAYLGLPPMFIFFDEYVAFMDLLEPQERMEALGYMKQLVMLGRQMGYFLVLGAQRPDAKYLADGIRDQFNFRVTLGKMSESGYGMMFGDVDKTFVNKSIKGRGYADTGTSTISEFYSPLVTKGYDFMEEIKRAQVRVYGASATAVASGSVATETGTSGRSERSE; translated from the coding sequence ATGAGACATGCAGTGTGGACAGCAGGATTGGGCGTATTTGTACCCGTTTTCCTAGCTGTCCTTTTTTATAGCTTTAAAGATGCGTTTCCAATCTCTCAATGGAATGATTGGGAGCAGTATAAAGTATTTATTGCGTTTGATAGCTGGAATTGGTCATTCTTGTTATCAAGACTGGCTGTAGCACTTTTAATTGCAGCAGCCGTTGTAGGCATCGTCTACCTTGCGGCATTTGATCAATTCAAACAGCTTCTTCACAAACAAAAAATTGCACGCATGTTCTTTTCAAATCGCTATTACGAACAAGAAAACATCCAAACAGAGTCTAGCTGGTCAAATAAGACCGTTACAAAAAGAAAGATCACTTATTTTCCTCGTGCTTATTATCAAGTGAAAGATGGTTATATTTACGTCCGTATTGCGCTTGATTTAAGCCGATTTCAAGCACGTTACCTTGAGTTAAGTACAGACTTAGAAAATGGCTTATTTTGTGATTTAGTTGATCGTGAAGTCGAGGAAGGATTTGTTGTTTTTAAGCTTCTATACGATGTGAGTAAAAATCGTATTCCAATTCAAGATGTACAGGTCAAAAACGGTTCGATGAGCTTAATGAAAAACGTGTATTGGGAATTTGATAAGCTGCCACATATGTTGATTGCTGGTGGCACAGGTGGAGGGAAAACGTACTTCATCTTAACAATCATCCAAGCTGTGCTTAAATCGAATGCTGAGATTCGTATACTTGATCCAAAGAATGCGGACTTGGCAGATTTAGAAGCGGTTCTTCCAAAAGGAGTGGTGTATTCAAAGAAAAATGGCATTATGATGTGTTTGCGTAAGTCGGTTGAGGGCATGATGAATCGTTCAGAGGAAATGAAACAGATGCCGAATTACAAGACAGGAGAGAATTACGCCTACCTTGGTTTGCCTCCTATGTTTATCTTCTTTGATGAATATGTAGCGTTTATGGATTTGTTGGAACCACAAGAACGAATGGAAGCGTTAGGTTATATGAAACAGCTCGTCATGCTAGGAAGGCAGATGGGCTATTTTTTGGTTCTCGGAGCACAACGACCAGATGCCAAGTACTTAGCTGATGGTATCCGTGACCAATTTAATTTCCGTGTGACATTAGGCAAGATGTCTGAATCTGGTTATGGCATGATGTTTGGTGATGTAGACAAAACTTTTGTAAATAAAAGCATTAAAGGTCGTGGCTATGCCGACACAGGCACATCAACCATATCGGAATTTTATAGCCCACTCGTCACGAAAGGATATGACTTTATGGAAGAAATCAAGCGAGCACAAGTGAGAGTGTATGGAGCGTCGGCGACGGCAGTCGCCAGCGGCAGCGTAGCGACAGAAACGGGAACGAGTGGGAGGAGTGAGCGAAGCGAATGA
- a CDS encoding replication initiation factor domain-containing protein, whose protein sequence is MTTSKHQPPLANRGVVILEKEPEEVQNPLTAMVDYLRVSFKTHDVDFILEQIVHLKKAYMQEKESGFYGYIGTYQLDHIKVFYSKEGDNRGVLVEMSGQGCRQFESFLDARKKTWFDFFKDCINHGGKFSRFDLAIDDRETYFEIPMLLEKVKKGEAISRFRKSDFNGSLDIADGSNGGTTLYFGSKKSEAYLCFYEKNHEQADKYNIPLEDLGEWNRYELRLKNDRAQGAVQSLIQSQDLLNIAMQIINNYIRFVDADEDASREKWKTSGFWKVFIGDVGKLSLFMQPEDEFYEKSRRWLQNSCAPTMKMVLEADQVLGRQDLSDMVVNAELSDKQEKMLDVLLASPRDMVC, encoded by the coding sequence ATGACGACCTCAAAACACCAACCCCCCCTAGCTAACAGGGGGGTAGTAATCTTAGAAAAAGAACCGGAAGAAGTCCAAAACCCTTTAACAGCAATGGTTGACTACTTGCGAGTATCTTTTAAAACACATGATGTTGATTTCATCCTAGAACAAATCGTTCATTTGAAGAAAGCATACATGCAAGAAAAGGAGTCAGGCTTTTATGGTTACATCGGTACCTATCAGCTTGATCATATTAAAGTCTTTTATTCAAAAGAAGGTGACAATCGAGGCGTATTGGTGGAGATGTCTGGTCAAGGATGCCGACAGTTCGAAAGCTTCTTAGATGCGCGCAAGAAAACGTGGTTTGATTTCTTTAAAGACTGCATTAACCATGGTGGCAAGTTCAGTCGCTTTGACTTAGCGATTGATGATCGAGAAACGTATTTTGAAATCCCCATGCTGCTAGAAAAAGTGAAGAAGGGCGAAGCTATTTCACGGTTTCGTAAGTCAGATTTTAATGGCTCGCTTGATATTGCGGACGGATCGAATGGGGGAACGACACTATACTTTGGGTCGAAAAAATCAGAAGCTTATCTTTGCTTCTATGAGAAGAACCACGAACAAGCTGACAAATATAATATTCCTCTTGAAGATCTTGGCGAATGGAATCGCTACGAACTAAGGCTTAAAAATGATCGAGCGCAAGGAGCTGTTCAATCATTGATTCAGTCACAAGATTTACTTAATATCGCTATGCAGATTATTAACAACTACATTCGATTTGTTGATGCCGATGAAGATGCTTCAAGAGAAAAATGGAAAACAAGTGGCTTTTGGAAAGTGTTCATAGGTGATGTCGGCAAGCTAAGCCTGTTTATGCAGCCAGAAGATGAGTTTTACGAGAAATCAAGAAGATGGCTTCAAAATTCATGTGCCCCAACGATGAAGATGGTACTTGAAGCAGATCAGGTCTTAGGCAGACAAGATTTATCAGATATGGTCGTCAATGCAGAGCTGTCAGATAAACAGGAAAAAATGCTCGATGTGCTCTTAGCGAGTCCACGAGACATGGTTTGTTAA